From the genome of Arthrobacter russicus:
ATTAATCATCGGCGATTCGCAGACGCAAGGCGCCGGCGGAGTCCCTGGGCCGCAGACATGGGTCCAAAAAGCCTTCTCTTTGCTCGGCTATCGATTAGTGGTCAACGCGCGCGGCGGAACCGGCTATGTGGCTGCGACACCGCAGGCCAAAAACTATCCGGATGCCCTCGAGAGCGGAGCTTGGACTCTGCCCAGGCCCAGCCTGCCTTGGTCCGGGTCTCCGCTCGTGGTGGTTCAAGGCGGCGGCAATGATGCACGGATCGGCAGCAGCAACAGTGCGATCTTGAGCAACGCGGCCCGGTTGCTCGATGGATTGAAAAAGCGCTATCCGGAATCCAAGATCGTCATGATCGGCACGCTGGGCAAAGGTGCCGCGAAAGGCGGCCGGCGGGCCCAGGTCGACGCTTTGCTCGGCACTTTCGCCAGTTCCCGCGGGCTGCCATTCATCAGTGCAGGAGATTGGCTGGCCAAATTCAACCTGGAAAAAGACCTGATCGATGGCACCCACCTGGATGCCGACGGGCATCAGATCCTCAGCGAGGCCCTGCGCGCAAAACTCAAATCGTTGGACATCACGGGTCCGACGGCATATTGACCAAGTCCCGTCGAAGCCGGAGTCCTCGGCTCCGACGGGCCCCGGGTTTGATGTCTATTCCATGCCGGCAGCCAGCAGCTGCTCGCGCAGCTCCCGGCGTTCCCGCTGCTTCTGCGGATCCGGCAACGGAACCGCGGCCAGCAACCGCTGGGTATAGGCCTCTTGCGGATTGCGCAGGATCTCGTCCCGGGTGCCTTGCTCCACGATCTTGCCGCGCTGCATCACCACGATGCGATCGGCGAGATAGTCGACCACAGCCAGGTCGTGCGTGACGAAGAGACAAGCGAAGCCCATCTCCTTCTGCAGGTTCTGCAGCAGGTCCAAGACTCTGGCCTGAACCGAGACATCCAGTGCGGAGGTCGGCTCGTCGGCGACCATCAACTTCGGCTTCAGCGCAAGTGCCCGGGCGATGCCCACCCGCTGTTTCTGCCCGCCGGAAAGCTCGTGCGGGTAACGGTTCCGGTAGCTCCGCGGCAATTCGACCTGATCCAACAAGTCCTCGATGCGCTTCTGCAGTTGTGCGCCTTTGGCCTCCTTGGCCAAGAACATCGGCTCGCCGATGCTCTCGCCGATCGGCAATCGCGGGTTCAGCGAGGATGACGGGTCCTGGAACACCATGCCGATGTTGCGGCGCACCTCGTGGAGCTGACGGCCGTTCTTCTTCGCCGTGGTGATGTCCTGCCCGACGACGTGTAGTGTGCCGGCGGCAACCGGGAGCAATCCCACCGCGGCCCGTCCGATGGTGGTCTTGCCAGAGCCGGACTCCCCCACCAGGCCGACCACCTGGCCCGGGAAGATCTCCAGGTCCGCACCTTCTACCGCGCGGAAGGCGGGTACCCGCCCCTGTTTCGGATACTCGATGGCGACGTCGCGCAATTCGAGCACCGGCTCGGCCGGGCCGGTATTCCCGGCTTGTTCGGCCGCCGCTTTGGCCGCGACCAGAGCAGCTTTGTTCGCCGCTTCGCGGCGCAGCAACTCGGCCTGGTCGATGTCGGCGAGCTCGGCGTGGGTGGCCTCGGCCAAAACCGCGGTGACATCCACCTCCGCGGCTTGGGCTCCGCCCTGGCCGAGGTGCGGCACCGCAGCCAGCAAGGCCTGTGTGTATTCGTGCTGCGGATGGTAGAAGATGTCTTCCGCGCTGCCGGTCTCCACGATCACGCCCTTGCGCATCACCGCGATTCGGTCGGAGAGATCCGCGACCACGCCCATATCGTGGGTGATCAGCACGATCGCCGAGTCCAGCTTGTTGCGCAGATTGCGCATCAGATCGAGGATTTCCGCCTGAACCGTGACGTCCAGGGCGGTGGTCGGCTCGTCGGCGATCAGCAGCTTCGGATCGCAGGAGAGCGATTGGGCGATCATCGCGCGTTGGCGCTGCCCTCCGGAAAGCTGGTGCGGGTACGATTTGAAAGCTTTTTCCGGATCCGGCAGTTCGACCAGTTCCAGCATCCGAATCGCCCGCACGCGGGCTTCGTCCGGAGAAATCTCATTGTGCAGCCGGAGCGTCTCCACGATCTGGAATCCGATCGTGTACACCGGGTTGAGCGCCGTCATCGGCTCCTGGAAGATCACCGCGACGTCGCTGCCGCGGATCTTGCGCAACTTCGACGGGGAGGCGTTCAGGATCTCTTCGCCATTGAGCTTGACCGAGCCGGTGACCCGGCTGTTGTCCGGCAGCAGCCCCAGGATCGCCATCGAGCTGGCGCTCTTGCCGGAACCCGATTCACCCACGATGGCCAGGACTTCGCCGGCCTTGACCTCGTAGTCGAGCCCGATCGCGGCCGGCACCCATTTCTTGTCCACGCCGAAGTCGACCGAGAGGCCGGACACTTGGAGTACCACGTCTCCGGCGCTGCGCCGTCCGGTGGACCGGTTCGTCGGCACCTCGACCGGATCGATGTTGTCGACCTCGGCGGGCTCCTGAGGAGTGATGTTTTCTTCACTCATGCTGTGTGTTTCCTTCCGCTCAGGAGCGCCGGTCGGGCGATCCCGGATCTGCGAATTAGTCGGCTGCTCTGCTCTGCTGTCACGATAGGGGCATGACTTCTGAGCGTTTCCGCCCGCGCACCGGCACGGTTTTGGCCATCGTCCTCTACGTCTTGGCCGGGGCCGGGCTGCTCGTCGTGCTGTTCAGCGGACTCCGCCTGCAGGACATCCTGTTGACCCTGCCCTTGCTGGCTTTCGTCGGCTACTGCGGTTACTGGCTGTTCGGCTTCCCCGAAGTGATCGTGGACGAGGACGGCGTCACGTTGGTCAACCCCACGGTGACCGTCCGCGTGCCTTGGGTCGCGTTGATCGCCGTCGACACGAAATTCGCCTTGACGCTGATCACCGTGAAGCGCAAGTACACCGCTTGGGCGGCTCCGGCGCCCGGGGTGATTTCGGCCAACCGGGGCAAACGCGAGGACACCATGGGCCTGCCGGCCAGCAGCTACGGCGCGTTCGGTTCTTTGCGTCCCGGAGATCTGAAACGCAGCGATTCCGGCGCCGCCGCTTTCATGGTGCGCACCCGCTGGGCGAAGCTGGTCGACGCCGGCAAAATCGACGTCGAGCAGACCGCGCATTCCCGAGCCAGTGTGCGCGTCAACTGGCTGCAGCTGGGCATCGCCCTGGTGCTGATTGCCGCCGTCGTCGCGCTGATCGCCGGCGCGCTCTGATCTGATCGCCATCTCAGGCCTTTTCGGCATTGGCTGAGCTGGCCTTTTTGGCATTGAACTTTTTCTGCCGCGGATCGAAGGCATCCCGCAATCCGTCGCCGATGAAGTTGATGCACAGGCAGATCACGATGATGAACAGGCCCGGGAACCAGAACAGCCAGGGCCGGGTGGAGAACGCTTCCTGGTTTTCCACCACGAGCGAGCCCAGCGAGATGTCCGGCTTGGTGACGCCCAAACCGATGTAGCTCAGGCCGGCTTCCAGCAGGATCGCAGAAGACATCAGCAGCGTGGTGTTCACGATGATCACACCCACCGCATTCGGCAGGATGTGCTTGAACACGATCCGGGTGTTGGAGGCGCCGGCAATCCTGGCCGCATCGACGAATTCGCGTTCCCGCAAGGTCAGGAATTCACCACGCACCAAGCGGGCCAGGCCCACCCAGATCACCAGGGCGAGGAAGATGCCCAGCAGCACCACGCCGAGGTTATCCTGGAGTGCCTTGAAAACGTTCGACATGAAATCCCGGGTGGTGACTGGCTGCCCATCGGGACCGATTTCAGTGGTGCCCAGGCTGGCGGACCGGACCACTTGGCCGAGCACGGCGCCGGTGACGATTACCGGGATGATGATGATCGCATCGGTCAAGCGCATCAGCACCGTTTCCACCCAGCCGCGGAAGTAACCGGACAACGCGCCGACCACGACGCCGATCAGCCCGGCGATGATGCCGATCGTGAACATCACGATGATCGACAGCTGCGCGGCGCGCATGGTCATCGCGAACATGTCACGGCCGATGCTGTCCTGCCCGAATGGGTGGTCGCCGAAGTTGAACGGGAACTGGTAAGTGGGCGCGGCGTTGTTCTGGATGTCCTGGACATCGGTATAGCTGTACTTCCACCAGCCTGGGATGTCGATCCAGCCCCAGAGCTTAATCCCGGAGGCGCTGAACACCAGGAGCACCACGAGCGCGAAGACCACGAGCGCGACCATCGCCGCGCTGTGGCCGAAAAAGCGCTTTCGGATGATCTGGCCTTGGCTCAGGCCCTTGGTCTCCTGGACATCTTCGATGCCGGCGGCGGGCGGAGTCTGCGGGGACTCGCCAGTGACGACGCTTGTCATGACTTCACCTTCACTCGTGGGTCAAGGGCGGAATAGACCAGATCCGCCAGTAGGTTGAAGGTCAGCGCAGTGATCGCGACGACTACGAAAAAGCCCATCACCGGATTGGGGTCCACATTTTTCAACCCCTGGGCGAACATTTGGCCCATACCGGTGAAACCGAAGACCGATTCGGTGATCACCGCACCACCGATCAAGCCGCCGATGTCGTAAGCGACCACAGTGGCCAACGGGATCAAAGCATTGCGGAA
Proteins encoded in this window:
- a CDS encoding SGNH/GDSL hydrolase family protein, whose amino-acid sequence is MGFLIPLNASAPTPESLTRSAVEINPAYASLRSTALIIGDSQTQGAGGVPGPQTWVQKAFSLLGYRLVVNARGGTGYVAATPQAKNYPDALESGAWTLPRPSLPWSGSPLVVVQGGGNDARIGSSNSAILSNAARLLDGLKKRYPESKIVMIGTLGKGAAKGGRRAQVDALLGTFASSRGLPFISAGDWLAKFNLEKDLIDGTHLDADGHQILSEALRAKLKSLDITGPTAY
- a CDS encoding ABC transporter ATP-binding protein — translated: MSEENITPQEPAEVDNIDPVEVPTNRSTGRRSAGDVVLQVSGLSVDFGVDKKWVPAAIGLDYEVKAGEVLAIVGESGSGKSASSMAILGLLPDNSRVTGSVKLNGEEILNASPSKLRKIRGSDVAVIFQEPMTALNPVYTIGFQIVETLRLHNEISPDEARVRAIRMLELVELPDPEKAFKSYPHQLSGGQRQRAMIAQSLSCDPKLLIADEPTTALDVTVQAEILDLMRNLRNKLDSAIVLITHDMGVVADLSDRIAVMRKGVIVETGSAEDIFYHPQHEYTQALLAAVPHLGQGGAQAAEVDVTAVLAEATHAELADIDQAELLRREAANKAALVAAKAAAEQAGNTGPAEPVLELRDVAIEYPKQGRVPAFRAVEGADLEIFPGQVVGLVGESGSGKTTIGRAAVGLLPVAAGTLHVVGQDITTAKKNGRQLHEVRRNIGMVFQDPSSSLNPRLPIGESIGEPMFLAKEAKGAQLQKRIEDLLDQVELPRSYRNRYPHELSGGQKQRVGIARALALKPKLMVADEPTSALDVSVQARVLDLLQNLQKEMGFACLFVTHDLAVVDYLADRIVVMQRGKIVEQGTRDEILRNPQEAYTQRLLAAVPLPDPQKQRERRELREQLLAAGME
- a CDS encoding PH domain-containing protein — protein: MTSERFRPRTGTVLAIVLYVLAGAGLLVVLFSGLRLQDILLTLPLLAFVGYCGYWLFGFPEVIVDEDGVTLVNPTVTVRVPWVALIAVDTKFALTLITVKRKYTAWAAPAPGVISANRGKREDTMGLPASSYGAFGSLRPGDLKRSDSGAAAFMVRTRWAKLVDAGKIDVEQTAHSRASVRVNWLQLGIALVLIAAVVALIAGAL
- a CDS encoding ABC transporter permease translates to MTSVVTGESPQTPPAAGIEDVQETKGLSQGQIIRKRFFGHSAAMVALVVFALVVLLVFSASGIKLWGWIDIPGWWKYSYTDVQDIQNNAAPTYQFPFNFGDHPFGQDSIGRDMFAMTMRAAQLSIIVMFTIGIIAGLIGVVVGALSGYFRGWVETVLMRLTDAIIIIPVIVTGAVLGQVVRSASLGTTEIGPDGQPVTTRDFMSNVFKALQDNLGVVLLGIFLALVIWVGLARLVRGEFLTLREREFVDAARIAGASNTRIVFKHILPNAVGVIIVNTTLLMSSAILLEAGLSYIGLGVTKPDISLGSLVVENQEAFSTRPWLFWFPGLFIIVICLCINFIGDGLRDAFDPRQKKFNAKKASSANAEKA